In Humulus lupulus chromosome 6, drHumLupu1.1, whole genome shotgun sequence, a single genomic region encodes these proteins:
- the LOC133785695 gene encoding glycine-rich cell wall structural protein 1-like, translating to MLSTTKRVPVQISIPTTTPVDNDGELEGPGVDEDLEGGGGLRLGLEGVVGVLVRDGGGGDLDGVDGVAGVVDGVDGGGGEADESGGGVVVEGGEGTGVVGVGGEGVDDVATGGDRVVEGGTDVAAEGDGVAGGGAGVDGVVGGVAVRFGITIL from the coding sequence ATGCTCAGCACAACTAAGAGGGTCCCGGTGCAAATAAGTATCCCAACCACAACCCCGGTCGACAACGATGGCGAACTTGAGGGTCCCGGTGTTGACGAGGACCTAGAAGGAGGGGGCGGGCTCCGGCTCGGATTAGAAGGTGTTGTCGGCGTGTTGGTACGAGACGGGGGCGGAGGAGACCTCGACGGAGTAGATGGAGTCGCTGGAGTTGTGGACGGCGTCGATGGTGGCGGTGGAGAAGCCGATGAGTCCGGAGGTGGCGTTGTAGTGGAGGGAGGCGAGGGAACTGGTGTAGTAGGCGTTGGTGGCGAGGGAGTCGACGACGTAGCTACTGGCGGCGACAGAGTGGTAGAAGGAGGCACAGATGTGGCAGCCGAAGGAGACGGAGTGGCTGGTGGAGGTGCGGGAGTTGATGGAGTAGTAGGCGGCGTTGCGGTTCGATTCGGAATTACcatattgtaa